A single region of the Mycobacterium avium subsp. avium genome encodes:
- a CDS encoding serine hydrolase domain-containing protein, translated as MTVDARVDRRAVRVHDDLDAGHRVSGAADSHFGCVVRSFASMFPARRFGGGALAVYVDGQPVVDVWTGWADRAGQRPWSENTAPMVFSATKGMAATVIHRLVDRGLIDYEAPVAEYWPAFAANGKANMTVRQVMRHQAGLSGLRGATKEELLDHLVMEERLAAAAPGRLLGKSAYHALTFGWLMSGLGRAVTGKGMRTLIREELAEPLGTDGLYLGRPPAGAPTRVAEIVAPQNLVGSSIVNYVSRKVANQLSGGFRAMYFPGMIAAVQGDTPLLDAEIPAANGVATARGLARMYGAIANGGEVDGIRFLSRDLVAGLTGERSLRPDRNLYVPLAFHLGYHSVPIGGVMPGFGHVGMGGSLGWADPASGVAFSLVHNRLLTPLVMTDHAAFVGIYALIRRAAEQVRKHGFRPVTEFGAPFREPGAVAG; from the coding sequence GTGACGGTGGATGCCCGAGTCGATCGCCGCGCGGTCCGTGTCCACGATGACCTTGACGCAGGTCACCGTGTGTCCGGCGCGGCGGACTCACACTTCGGTTGCGTCGTTCGCAGTTTCGCCAGCATGTTCCCGGCCCGCCGGTTTGGCGGTGGGGCGCTGGCCGTCTATGTCGACGGCCAGCCCGTGGTGGACGTCTGGACGGGGTGGGCCGACCGGGCCGGTCAGCGGCCGTGGTCGGAGAACACCGCGCCGATGGTGTTCTCGGCCACCAAGGGAATGGCCGCCACGGTCATCCACCGGCTGGTCGATCGCGGGCTGATCGACTACGAGGCCCCGGTCGCCGAGTACTGGCCCGCGTTCGCGGCCAACGGCAAGGCCAACATGACGGTGCGCCAGGTGATGCGCCACCAGGCCGGCCTGTCCGGGCTGCGCGGCGCCACCAAGGAGGAGCTGCTCGATCACCTCGTGATGGAGGAGCGGCTGGCCGCGGCGGCGCCCGGACGGCTGCTGGGCAAATCGGCCTACCACGCGCTGACGTTCGGCTGGCTGATGTCGGGCCTGGGCCGGGCCGTCACCGGTAAGGGGATGCGCACGCTGATCCGGGAGGAGCTCGCCGAGCCGCTGGGCACCGACGGCCTGTACCTGGGCCGCCCGCCGGCGGGGGCACCGACGCGGGTCGCCGAGATCGTCGCGCCGCAGAACCTGGTGGGCAGCTCGATCGTCAACTACGTGTCCCGCAAGGTCGCCAACCAGCTTTCCGGCGGATTCCGGGCCATGTACTTCCCGGGCATGATCGCCGCCGTGCAGGGCGACACCCCGCTGCTGGACGCCGAGATCCCGGCGGCCAACGGGGTGGCGACGGCCCGTGGTCTGGCGCGGATGTACGGCGCCATCGCCAACGGCGGCGAGGTCGACGGCATCCGGTTCCTCTCCCGCGACCTGGTGGCGGGTCTGACGGGTGAGCGGAGTCTGCGGCCGGACCGAAACCTGTACGTGCCGTTGGCTTTTCATCTGGGCTATCACAGTGTGCCGATCGGCGGTGTGATGCCCGGGTTCGGCCACGTGGGCATGGGCGGTTCGCTCGGGTGGGCCGACCCGGCCTCCGGGGTGGCCTTCTCGCTGGTGCACAACCGGCTGCTGACGCCCCTGGTGATGACGGACCATGCGGCGTTCGTCGGGATCTACGCGTTGATCCGCCGGGCGGCCGAGCAGGTGCGCAAGCACGGGTTCCGGCCGGTCACCGAATTCGGCGCGCCGTTTCGCGAGCCGGGAGCCGTCGCCGGCTGA
- a CDS encoding sulfotransferase family protein, with protein MARSGTSALTRVLSLCGSTLPAGMCGADGNNPRGYWEPRTAIMLNETILRRHDSNWYDPTLRLQQEAAFGAAERAACIAEITAYLSTLPAAPLVVIKEPRITALSDLWFEAARRVGFDVAAVIAVRHPQEVIASAAKYVSTSPELSSALWLKYNLLAERHTRGVPRVFVDYANLLDDWHREMKRIAGALEIELDTAEEGAIEEFLTADLRRQRHCGPVTDLFGADWMSAVYAALRGAAHDDPLDTATLDRVFESYRASERDFRTAFTDFQARTNSVVRRVFRPFLVKWILEVAAVLHRRRGAWA; from the coding sequence ATGGCGCGGTCGGGGACCTCGGCACTGACCCGCGTGCTGTCGCTGTGCGGCAGCACGCTTCCGGCCGGGATGTGCGGCGCCGACGGCAACAATCCGCGCGGCTATTGGGAACCGCGCACGGCCATCATGCTCAACGAAACGATCCTGCGCCGCCACGACAGCAACTGGTACGACCCGACGCTGCGGCTGCAGCAGGAGGCCGCCTTCGGCGCCGCCGAGCGCGCCGCCTGCATCGCGGAGATCACGGCGTATCTGTCCACGCTGCCGGCGGCGCCGCTGGTGGTGATCAAGGAACCGCGGATCACGGCGCTGTCCGACCTGTGGTTCGAGGCGGCGCGCCGAGTCGGGTTCGACGTGGCGGCAGTGATCGCCGTGCGCCACCCGCAGGAGGTGATCGCGTCGGCGGCCAAATACGTGTCGACCTCGCCGGAGCTCTCGAGTGCACTGTGGCTCAAATACAACCTGCTGGCCGAGCGGCACACCCGCGGGGTGCCGCGGGTGTTCGTGGACTACGCGAACCTGCTCGACGACTGGCACCGGGAGATGAAGCGGATCGCCGGCGCGCTGGAGATCGAGCTGGACACCGCAGAAGAGGGCGCCATCGAGGAGTTCCTCACCGCGGATTTGCGACGCCAGCGACACTGCGGGCCGGTGACGGACCTGTTCGGCGCGGACTGGATGTCGGCGGTCTATGCGGCGCTGCGCGGCGCCGCGCACGACGACCCGCTGGACACGGCCACGCTGGATCGGGTTTTCGAGTCGTACCGGGCGAGTGAGCGCGACTTTCGCACCGCCTTCACGGATTTTCAGGCCCGGACCAACAGCGTCGTTCGCCGGGTGTTCCGGCCGTTCCTGGTGAAGTGGATTCTCGAGGTTGCCGCGGTGCTGCACCGGCGCAGGGGAGCCTGGGCCTAA
- the scpA gene encoding methylmalonyl-CoA mutase, whose translation MTTTAPAVGSFADVPLRSERPVAPATEAAVEEHVAAIAAAHLYTPDQLHWHTPEDIAVKPVYIGADRAAVEADGYPLHTFPGEPPFVRGPYPTMYVNQPWTIRQYAGFSTAAESNAFYRRNLAAGQKGLSVAFDLATHRGYDSDHPRVQGDVGMAGVAIDSILDMRQLFDGIDLSTVSVSMTMNGAVLPILALYVVAAEEQGVPPEKLAGTIQNDILKEFMVRNTYIYPPKPSMRIISDIFAYTSAKMPKFNSISISGYHIQEAGATADLELAYTLADGVDYIKAGLDAELDIDKFAPRLSFFWGIGMNFFMEVAKLRAGRLLWSELVSQFNPKNPKSLSLRTHSQTSGWSLTAQDAFNNVARTCIEAMAATQGHTQSLHTNALDEALALPTDFSARIARNTQLVLQQESGTTRPIDPWGGSYYVEWLTHHLARKARAHIAEVAEHGGMAQAISDGIPKLRIEEAAARTQARIDSGIQPVIGVNKYQVEEDQEVEVLKVENSRVRAEQLAKLKELRDSRDQSAVDAALAELSRAAAAQGRAGEDGLGNNLLAPAINAARAKATVGEISDALEKVYGRHQAEIRTIAGVYRDEAGKATNIATATELVEKFAEADGRRPRILVAKMGQDGHDRGQKVIATAFADIGFDVDVGSLFSTPEEVARQAADNDVHVVGVSSLAAGHLTLVPALRDALKEVGRPDIMIVVGGVIPPGDFDELYAAGAAAIFPPGTVIADAAIGLLHKLAERLGYDLG comes from the coding sequence ATGACGACCACTGCACCTGCTGTCGGCAGCTTCGCCGACGTGCCACTGCGCAGCGAGCGGCCCGTCGCGCCGGCCACCGAGGCTGCCGTCGAGGAACACGTCGCGGCGATCGCGGCCGCGCACCTGTACACGCCCGACCAACTGCACTGGCACACACCGGAAGACATCGCCGTCAAACCGGTCTACATCGGCGCCGACCGGGCCGCCGTCGAGGCCGACGGGTACCCGCTGCACACCTTCCCCGGCGAGCCGCCGTTCGTGCGCGGCCCCTACCCGACGATGTACGTCAACCAGCCGTGGACCATTCGGCAGTACGCCGGGTTCTCCACCGCCGCGGAGTCCAACGCCTTCTACCGGCGCAACCTGGCGGCGGGGCAGAAGGGCCTGTCGGTGGCCTTCGACCTGGCCACCCACCGCGGCTACGACTCGGATCATCCGCGTGTGCAGGGCGATGTCGGAATGGCCGGTGTGGCAATCGATTCCATTCTCGACATGCGGCAGCTGTTCGACGGCATCGACCTGTCGACGGTGAGCGTGTCGATGACCATGAACGGCGCGGTGCTGCCCATCCTGGCGTTGTACGTGGTGGCCGCCGAGGAGCAGGGGGTGCCGCCGGAGAAGCTGGCCGGCACCATCCAGAACGACATCCTCAAAGAGTTCATGGTGCGCAACACCTACATCTATCCGCCCAAGCCGTCGATGCGGATCATCTCCGACATCTTCGCCTACACCAGCGCGAAGATGCCCAAGTTCAACTCGATCTCGATCTCCGGCTACCACATCCAAGAAGCCGGGGCCACAGCCGATTTGGAGCTGGCCTATACGCTGGCCGACGGGGTGGACTACATCAAGGCCGGCCTGGACGCCGAGCTGGACATCGACAAGTTCGCGCCGCGGCTGTCCTTCTTCTGGGGCATCGGGATGAACTTCTTCATGGAGGTCGCCAAGCTGCGCGCGGGCCGGCTGCTGTGGAGCGAGCTGGTCTCCCAGTTCAACCCGAAGAACCCCAAATCGCTGTCGCTGCGCACACATTCGCAGACCTCGGGCTGGTCGCTGACCGCGCAGGACGCGTTCAACAACGTCGCCCGCACCTGCATCGAGGCGATGGCCGCCACCCAGGGGCACACCCAGTCGCTGCACACCAACGCGCTCGACGAGGCGCTGGCGCTGCCCACCGACTTCTCGGCCCGCATCGCCCGCAACACCCAGCTGGTGTTGCAGCAGGAGTCGGGCACCACTCGGCCCATCGACCCGTGGGGCGGCTCCTACTACGTGGAATGGCTGACCCACCACCTGGCCCGCAAGGCCCGCGCGCACATCGCCGAGGTGGCCGAGCACGGCGGCATGGCCCAGGCCATCAGCGACGGCATCCCCAAGCTGCGCATCGAGGAGGCGGCCGCGCGCACCCAGGCCCGCATCGACTCGGGCATCCAGCCGGTGATCGGGGTGAACAAGTACCAGGTCGAGGAGGACCAGGAGGTCGAGGTCCTCAAGGTGGAGAACAGCCGGGTGCGCGCCGAGCAGCTGGCCAAGCTCAAGGAACTGCGGGACAGCCGCGACCAGTCGGCCGTCGACGCCGCGCTGGCCGAGCTGTCCCGCGCGGCGGCGGCACAGGGCCGCGCCGGTGAGGACGGGCTGGGTAATAATCTGCTGGCGCCGGCGATCAACGCCGCCCGGGCCAAGGCCACGGTCGGGGAGATCTCCGACGCGCTGGAAAAGGTATACGGGCGCCATCAGGCGGAGATCCGCACCATCGCCGGCGTCTACCGTGACGAAGCCGGAAAGGCCACCAACATCGCCACCGCTACGGAACTGGTCGAGAAGTTCGCCGAGGCCGACGGCCGCCGGCCCCGGATCCTGGTGGCCAAGATGGGCCAGGACGGCCACGACCGCGGCCAGAAGGTGATCGCGACGGCCTTCGCCGACATCGGCTTCGACGTCGACGTCGGCTCGCTGTTCTCCACCCCCGAGGAGGTGGCCCGCCAGGCCGCCGACAACGACGTGCACGTGGTCGGAGTGTCCTCGCTGGCCGCCGGCCACCTGACCCTGGTGCCGGCGCTGCGCGACGCGCTCAAAGAGGTGGGGCGGCCCGACATCATGATCGTGGTCGGCGGGGTCATCCCGCCCGGCGACTTCGACGAGCTGTACGCCGCCGGGGCCGCCGCCATCTTCCCGCCCGGGACGGTAATCGCCGACGCCGCAATCGGTTTGCTGCACAAGCTGGCCGAGCGGCTCGGGTACGACCTCGGCTGA
- the mutA gene encoding methylmalonyl-CoA mutase small subunit, translating into MSIDVPELADLEQVRGRWRSAVAGVLAKSTRKDPEQLGDAPERLLETPTYDGIAIRALYTALDELPEPPLPGEWPFVRGGDALRDVRSGWKVAEAFPATPVPGVAAKDINSAVLDALGNGAGAVLLRIGESGVAPDQVADSLQGVYLSMAPLILEAGADYPGASDAVLGLADEIEPDQRATVSIDLAGDPLTAGLSGRPAPELKDVVAVAKRAAGHTGVRAITVDGPAFHNLGANASWELGASIAAGVNYLRVLTESGLTIAAALRQISFRFAADDDQFMTIAKFRAARTVWARVAEVVGEPDAGAAVVHAETSLPMMTQRDPWVNMLRCTLAAFGAGVGGADSLLVFPFDVAIDGGFPGTATSFARRIARNTQLLLLEESHVGRVLDPAAGSWFVEDLTQRLAEQAWQHFQAIEARGGFAEARDFIAGQIAEIAARRRDDIAHRRTAITGVNEFPNLAEPALPHSDSSYSPLAAGKLIRYATDFEALRDRSDAYLARTGSRPQALLLPLGPLAENNIRATFASNLLASGGIEAVNPGTVDAAGVAKAVKEAGSPAVAVICGTDKRYQDEASDVVQAARGAGVSRVYLAGPEKAVADAEHRPDQFLTAKINAVEALSDLLTRLGA; encoded by the coding sequence GTGTCCATTGATGTACCCGAACTCGCCGACCTGGAACAGGTTCGCGGGCGTTGGCGCAGTGCGGTTGCCGGAGTGCTGGCCAAAAGCACCCGGAAGGACCCCGAGCAGTTGGGGGACGCGCCGGAGCGGCTGTTGGAAACCCCGACGTACGACGGGATCGCGATCCGCGCGCTCTACACCGCGCTCGACGAGCTGCCCGAACCACCGCTGCCGGGCGAGTGGCCGTTCGTGCGCGGCGGCGACGCGCTGCGCGACGTCAGGTCCGGCTGGAAGGTCGCCGAGGCGTTCCCGGCCACCCCGGTGCCCGGCGTCGCGGCCAAGGACATCAACTCCGCGGTGCTCGACGCGCTGGGCAACGGCGCCGGCGCCGTGCTGCTGCGGATCGGCGAGTCGGGCGTGGCGCCCGACCAGGTGGCCGACAGCCTGCAGGGCGTCTACCTGAGCATGGCGCCGCTGATCCTGGAGGCCGGCGCCGACTACCCGGGGGCCAGCGACGCGGTGCTGGGCCTGGCCGACGAGATCGAACCCGACCAGCGCGCCACGGTGTCGATCGACCTGGCCGGCGACCCGCTGACCGCGGGGCTGAGCGGGCGCCCCGCCCCGGAGCTCAAGGACGTGGTCGCCGTCGCCAAGCGGGCCGCCGGTCACACCGGGGTCCGCGCGATCACCGTCGACGGGCCAGCCTTCCACAACCTGGGAGCCAACGCTTCATGGGAGCTGGGCGCCTCGATCGCGGCCGGGGTCAATTACCTGCGGGTGCTCACCGAATCGGGGTTGACGATCGCTGCGGCGTTGCGCCAGATCAGCTTCCGGTTCGCCGCCGACGACGACCAGTTCATGACCATCGCCAAGTTCCGCGCGGCGCGCACGGTGTGGGCGCGGGTGGCCGAGGTGGTCGGCGAGCCGGACGCCGGTGCGGCCGTGGTGCACGCCGAGACGTCGCTGCCGATGATGACTCAGCGGGATCCCTGGGTGAACATGCTGCGCTGCACGCTGGCCGCGTTCGGGGCGGGCGTCGGCGGCGCCGACTCGCTGCTGGTGTTCCCGTTCGATGTGGCCATCGACGGTGGATTCCCGGGCACCGCAACCAGTTTCGCCCGCCGCATCGCCCGCAACACCCAGCTGCTGCTGCTCGAGGAGTCGCACGTGGGCCGGGTCCTGGACCCGGCCGCGGGATCCTGGTTCGTGGAGGACCTCACCCAGCGGCTGGCCGAGCAGGCCTGGCAGCACTTCCAGGCCATCGAGGCGCGCGGGGGATTCGCCGAGGCCCGCGATTTCATCGCCGGCCAGATCGCCGAGATCGCCGCCCGCCGCCGCGACGACATCGCGCATCGGCGGACCGCGATCACCGGCGTCAACGAATTCCCCAACCTCGCCGAACCGGCGCTGCCGCACAGCGATTCGTCGTATTCGCCGCTCGCGGCGGGCAAGCTGATCCGGTACGCCACCGACTTCGAGGCCCTGCGCGACCGCTCCGACGCCTACCTGGCCCGCACCGGCTCGCGCCCGCAGGCGTTGTTACTGCCGCTGGGGCCGTTGGCCGAGAACAACATTCGCGCGACGTTCGCGTCGAACCTGCTGGCTTCCGGGGGCATCGAGGCGGTCAACCCGGGAACCGTCGACGCCGCCGGCGTCGCTAAGGCCGTCAAAGAAGCAGGATCGCCGGCGGTGGCGGTCATCTGCGGCACCGACAAGCGCTACCAGGACGAGGCGTCGGACGTCGTGCAGGCAGCGCGCGGCGCCGGCGTCTCCCGGGTCTATCTGGCCGGGCCGGAGAAAGCCGTGGCGGACGCCGAGCACCGGCCGGACCAATTCCTGACCGCGAAAATCAATGCGGTCGAAGCACTGTCGGATCTGCTCACAAGGCTGGGGGCGTAG
- a CDS encoding acyltransferase family protein yields MRPAEGAGIAPVSADPNVSDPTTIAARGPARRRVPGPTLAQVFDTRINALNVWRLVLASGVILQHSWPLTGRKVHPPYDQLFTQVWVDGFFAISGFLIAASWVRNPRLREYVAARALRILPGLWVCLVVIAFVIAPIGVAIQGGSAAKLLMSRAPIEYVLHNAVLHVFFAGIDGTPRHVPFPGVWDGVLWTLIFEIFCYIAIAVAGVAGLLKRRWPAVVVFILLVVFSALVAYPVEVQTVFQMIGRFALVFAAGTLLHQFQDKIPARWSLVALSAVIVLAAGLLMPNYRVLAAIPLAYAVVVSGALIHHERLRLRTDLSYGVYIYAWPMQQLLAICGLSFLPPVVFAVVAVVVTLPLAALSWFLVEKRALSLKSRIKRRARGWGAVVSSGSRISTPGS; encoded by the coding sequence GTGCGGCCAGCCGAGGGTGCGGGAATCGCGCCGGTGAGCGCCGACCCGAACGTTTCCGATCCCACTACCATCGCTGCGCGGGGGCCTGCCCGGCGACGGGTCCCGGGCCCGACACTCGCCCAGGTTTTCGACACCCGGATCAACGCGCTGAACGTGTGGCGATTGGTGCTGGCCTCCGGCGTCATCCTGCAACACTCCTGGCCGCTGACCGGCCGGAAGGTGCACCCACCGTATGACCAACTGTTCACCCAGGTCTGGGTGGACGGGTTCTTCGCGATCTCGGGATTCCTCATCGCGGCGAGCTGGGTGCGCAATCCGCGGCTGCGCGAGTATGTCGCGGCGCGGGCGCTGCGCATTCTGCCCGGGTTGTGGGTCTGCCTGGTAGTGATCGCGTTCGTCATCGCCCCGATCGGGGTGGCGATCCAAGGAGGCTCGGCCGCGAAGCTGCTGATGTCGCGCGCGCCCATCGAGTACGTGCTCCACAACGCGGTCCTGCACGTCTTTTTCGCCGGCATCGACGGAACGCCGCGCCACGTGCCGTTCCCGGGCGTGTGGGACGGCGTGCTGTGGACCCTGATCTTCGAAATCTTCTGCTACATCGCCATTGCCGTCGCCGGGGTGGCCGGACTGCTCAAGCGCCGGTGGCCGGCGGTGGTGGTATTCATCCTTCTGGTGGTCTTCTCGGCACTGGTGGCCTACCCGGTCGAGGTGCAGACCGTCTTCCAGATGATCGGGCGGTTCGCCCTGGTGTTCGCGGCGGGAACACTGCTGCATCAGTTCCAGGACAAGATCCCCGCCCGCTGGTCACTGGTGGCGCTCAGCGCGGTGATCGTGCTGGCGGCCGGCCTGCTGATGCCCAATTACCGGGTGCTGGCCGCGATTCCGCTGGCCTACGCCGTCGTCGTCTCCGGAGCGCTGATCCACCACGAGCGGTTGAGGTTGCGCACCGACCTGTCCTACGGCGTCTACATCTACGCGTGGCCCATGCAGCAGCTGCTGGCCATCTGCGGGCTCAGCTTCTTGCCTCCCGTCGTGTTCGCCGTCGTCGCCGTCGTCGTCACCCTTCCGCTGGCCGCACTGAGCTGGTTTCTGGTGGAAAAGCGCGCCCTGTCGCTCAAATCTCGCATCAAGCGCCGAGCGCGCGGGTGGGGCGCCGTCGTCTCCAGTGGCTCACGCATTTCCACACCAGGCTCATAG
- a CDS encoding class I SAM-dependent methyltransferase, whose translation MGIVDRRTMVPTKLHRAPDRTRIHWLWKAVLLGGALLLAAACYFWPVLAVGIGAILLLLLCARIPGRDRDRYIPNLYARDTRIYDDQYREFIRRTLAELRRRRIGGHTLLWEASQLPQPGAENSEELLLDLGVWIGWSTRLIFDTCHRTVYGFDTFSGLVEDWRLEDRIVKRGAFSLSEPFAQRFIRDTGVTINDDGVPAALGRDVRFIKGSTYDTLAPFLADRPAAPIRLFHMDLDTYESCLHALETCKDHFVVGSILVFDEYLVTNGEMRAFYDFQKRYELEWQYRAWGLEMIEMNVEMVTSRWKRWLYSIAAIPGYLLLGDGRFLWACFREPFWRFWLNAPAEDIFFILGAAGSRKSVSIEITGLGKLAVPH comes from the coding sequence GTGGGCATTGTCGACCGACGGACAATGGTTCCAACGAAGCTTCACCGGGCGCCGGATCGCACCCGCATTCACTGGCTATGGAAAGCGGTGCTGCTCGGCGGCGCGCTCCTGCTGGCCGCCGCCTGTTACTTCTGGCCGGTCCTGGCCGTCGGGATCGGCGCAATCCTGTTGCTGCTGCTCTGCGCGCGCATTCCCGGCAGGGATCGGGACCGCTACATTCCCAATTTGTATGCCCGGGACACCAGAATCTATGACGACCAATATCGCGAATTCATCCGTCGGACCCTCGCGGAATTACGGCGCCGCAGAATTGGCGGCCACACCCTGTTATGGGAAGCATCGCAATTGCCGCAGCCCGGCGCGGAGAATTCCGAGGAGCTTCTGTTAGATCTGGGCGTCTGGATCGGCTGGTCGACCAGGCTGATATTCGATACGTGCCATCGCACGGTGTACGGGTTCGACACCTTTTCCGGACTGGTCGAAGATTGGCGACTCGAGGACCGGATCGTCAAGCGTGGGGCCTTTTCCCTCTCGGAACCGTTCGCGCAGCGCTTCATCCGGGATACCGGCGTGACGATCAACGACGACGGCGTCCCGGCCGCGCTCGGGCGCGACGTGAGATTCATCAAGGGCAGCACCTATGACACGTTGGCGCCGTTCCTGGCGGACCGGCCGGCGGCCCCCATCAGGCTCTTCCACATGGACCTGGACACCTACGAAAGCTGCCTGCACGCGCTGGAGACCTGCAAGGATCACTTCGTCGTCGGATCCATCCTCGTGTTCGACGAATATCTCGTCACCAACGGTGAAATGCGGGCCTTCTACGACTTCCAGAAGCGTTACGAATTGGAATGGCAATACCGGGCCTGGGGCCTCGAGATGATCGAAATGAACGTCGAGATGGTCACCTCACGATGGAAGCGCTGGCTGTATTCCATTGCCGCGATCCCCGGGTATTTGCTCCTCGGGGACGGCCGCTTCCTTTGGGCGTGCTTCCGTGAGCCGTTCTGGAGATTCTGGTTGAACGCCCCCGCCGAGGACATCTTCTTCATACTCGGCGCGGCCGGGTCACGAAAATCGGTGAGCATCGAGATCACCGGCTTGGGCAAACTCGCCGTGCCGCACTAA
- a CDS encoding NAD-dependent epimerase/dehydratase family protein, which produces MLITGGAGFIGSALSRRLVEAGYDVALMDVLHPQVHGGDRPVELAPSVRLFTGDVTHAPDFDAVLRLFRPTQIVHLAAETGTAQSLSEATRHGSVNVVGTTQLLDALSRSGLVPEQLVLASSRAVYGEGAWQSGAEVFYPQPRSHAQLVAGRWDPQGPAGEQAVPLPSRADRTEPRPTNVYAATKLAQEHLLAAWTAAHDTNLSVLRLQNVYGPGQSLTNSYTGIVALFARLARQGQALEVYEDGRIVRDFVYIDDVVDALFAAVQRPASPQRRLDVGSGRATTIQELANTIAAMCEAPEPVVVGKFRDGDVRAASCDIEPATSQLGWHPKWTLEDGLRALLEWIGNRP; this is translated from the coding sequence GTGCTCATCACCGGCGGGGCAGGGTTCATCGGGTCGGCGCTGTCACGTCGTCTCGTCGAGGCCGGATACGACGTCGCCCTGATGGACGTGCTGCATCCGCAGGTGCACGGCGGCGACCGGCCCGTCGAGTTGGCGCCCTCGGTGCGGTTGTTCACCGGGGACGTCACCCACGCGCCCGACTTCGACGCGGTGCTGCGGTTGTTCCGGCCCACCCAGATCGTCCACCTGGCGGCCGAGACGGGCACCGCGCAGTCGCTGTCCGAGGCCACCCGGCACGGCTCGGTGAACGTCGTGGGAACCACTCAGCTGCTGGACGCGCTGAGCCGCTCAGGCCTGGTTCCCGAGCAGCTGGTGCTGGCGTCCTCCCGCGCGGTCTACGGCGAGGGCGCGTGGCAGTCGGGCGCGGAGGTCTTCTATCCGCAACCCCGCAGCCATGCCCAGCTGGTCGCTGGCCGCTGGGACCCGCAAGGACCCGCGGGTGAGCAGGCGGTGCCGCTGCCGAGCCGAGCCGACCGCACCGAGCCCCGGCCCACCAACGTCTACGCGGCGACCAAGCTCGCCCAGGAGCACCTGCTGGCCGCCTGGACCGCCGCGCACGACACCAACCTCAGCGTGCTGCGCCTGCAGAACGTCTACGGCCCCGGCCAGTCGCTGACCAATTCCTACACCGGCATCGTCGCGTTGTTCGCCCGGCTGGCCCGGCAGGGGCAGGCGCTGGAGGTCTACGAAGACGGCCGGATCGTCCGCGATTTCGTCTACATCGACGACGTCGTCGACGCGCTGTTCGCGGCGGTGCAGCGACCGGCCAGCCCGCAGCGCCGGCTGGACGTCGGGTCCGGCCGGGCCACCACCATCCAGGAGCTGGCCAACACGATCGCCGCCATGTGCGAGGCGCCCGAACCAGTGGTCGTCGGAAAATTCCGGGACGGCGACGTGCGAGCGGCGAGTTGCGACATCGAGCCGGCAACCAGCCAGCTCGGCTGGCACCCCAAGTGGACACTCGAGGACGGTCTGCGCGCCCTGCTCGAATGGATCGGCAACCGGCCGTAA
- a CDS encoding sulfotransferase family protein, whose amino-acid sequence MRLARTIKPAETAANSSGPLADLAGPPNRPVALFVLGPQRSGTSALTRVLSLCGGTLPTALLGADANNPLGYWEPRAAISLNEAILRRLGTNWYDPSFRFLDEQAADESANTACINKIAAYLSTLPAAPLVVIKEPRITTLSDLWFQAARRAGFDVAAVIAVRHPQEVICSIAKSWRVSPALASALWLKCNILAERNTRGMPRVFVDYANLLDDWRRETKRISAELPVELHTQDEDAIEKFLTPGLHRQRHSGSVTNRFGADWISTVYAALRDAAHDEPVDTATLDRVFDSYRASERDFRKAHEDFHGLSNSMLFRVFRPAVARPVMEIFAMLHRNRGTWA is encoded by the coding sequence ATGAGATTGGCCCGGACGATCAAGCCCGCCGAAACCGCCGCCAATTCCTCCGGTCCGCTCGCTGATCTCGCCGGCCCTCCGAACCGCCCGGTTGCCCTGTTCGTGTTGGGGCCGCAACGGTCCGGAACGTCGGCGCTCACCCGGGTGCTGTCGCTGTGCGGCGGGACCCTGCCCACCGCGCTGCTGGGCGCCGACGCCAACAACCCGCTCGGCTATTGGGAGCCGCGAGCGGCCATCTCGCTCAACGAGGCGATCCTGCGTCGCCTCGGGACCAACTGGTACGACCCGTCGTTTCGTTTTCTGGATGAGCAGGCAGCCGACGAGTCGGCGAACACGGCCTGTATCAACAAAATCGCGGCCTATCTGTCCACGCTGCCGGCCGCGCCGCTGGTGGTGATCAAGGAACCGCGCATCACCACGCTGTCCGACCTGTGGTTCCAGGCGGCGCGGCGGGCCGGGTTCGATGTCGCGGCGGTGATCGCGGTTCGTCATCCGCAGGAAGTCATCTGCTCGATCGCGAAGTCCTGGCGAGTCTCGCCGGCACTCGCCAGCGCCCTGTGGCTGAAGTGCAACATCCTGGCCGAACGAAACACGCGGGGCATGCCGCGCGTGTTCGTCGACTACGCAAACCTTCTCGACGACTGGCGCCGGGAGACGAAGCGGATCTCCGCCGAGCTGCCGGTCGAGCTGCACACCCAGGACGAGGACGCCATCGAGAAGTTCCTCACCCCCGGCCTGCATCGGCAGCGGCACAGCGGGTCGGTGACAAATCGTTTCGGCGCCGACTGGATTTCCACGGTCTATGCGGCGCTGCGCGACGCCGCGCACGACGAGCCCGTCGACACCGCAACGCTGGACCGCGTTTTCGATTCCTACCGGGCCAGCGAGCGTGATTTCCGCAAGGCGCACGAGGACTTTCACGGCTTGTCCAACAGCATGCTCTTCCGGGTTTTCCGGCCGGCCGTCGCACGGCCGGTGATGGAAATCTTCGCGATGCTCCACCGGAACCGCGGCACCTGGGCCTAG